The region CCGTCGCCGTGAACGGATCGCTGCGGCCGAGAGCTGCGCGAACCTCGTTCTCGCGGCTGCCTACCACATGTTCATCGCCGTTGATGACCATTTGCGGCGTATAGACCGACCGGTCGCCCCGGCGGGCCGAATAGGCGCGCTGGCGCTGGGAGTGGGCCGGGCTGGCGAGGGTGTCCCTCCAGCCGAGATAGTCCCAGTAGTCCACTGGCATCACCAGCGTGAGAACGCCGTTGTCTTCCTCAACCAGACGCTCTGCCAGGCGATCGGCGGGCGGGCAGGACGAACAGCCCTGGCTGGTGAAGAGTTCCACGACCTTTTGCGGCTCTGCCGCACGGCTCGCTCCGGGGATCATCATCGCCGCCATTGCGGCGAAGACGATCAGGTTTTTCCGGAAAGCCCGATTGCCTGTTCCGGCAGCACTGCGGGAATGTTCACCCACCATCTGGCTCAGTTCCTTGTTCGATCGCTGCATAAACTAGGCAATCGGCCTGTCAATCGCGAGTCACGAGCCGGTGACCGGCAAGGGGGTGGCCCGGCCTTGCCACGTATGTCGGATCGCGAACAGGACCTTCTAATTCACTGATAGCGATCAGCTTTCTTCATATGCGGTTCTTGACCGTTCGGAAGATCCGATCGGCCGGTACTCCCTGAATTCGCGCAAACGTGATAGCGGCTGACGCCGGCTCAGCCGCCATTCGTGACCTTTTGCAGTTCGGGCAGGAAGGTGTCGCGGTAGGAGGCCGGTGCCAGCGGGCCGATGAACTTGTAGCGGATCGTGCCCTCAGGGTCGACGATGTAGGTTTCCGGCACGCCGTAGACGCCCCATTCGATGGCCGCGCGGCCGGCATCGTCGGCGCCGATGCGATCATAGGGGTTGCCGAGGCTGCCGAGAAAGCGGCGGGCGTTCTCCGGCTTGTCCTTGTAGTTGATGCCAAGCAACTGAATGCCGTCCACCTTCGCCAGCTCTTCCAGAAGCGGATGTTCCTGGCGGCAGGGCACGCACCAGGAGGCGAACACGTTTACCACCGACACCTTGCCCATCAGGTCCTGCCGCGAGAAGCCGGGGACCTGCACACCGTCCTTCAGCACGCCGTCGACGGGATTGAGGGCGAATTCGGGCGCCGGTTTGTTGATCAGCGCCGAGGGGATCTGCTGGGGATCGCCGCCGAGCGTCAGCTGAAAGGCGAACAGTCCGGCAAGCGCGGCAAAAACCACCAGGGGCAGCAGGACCAGGACCGGAAAGCCGCGCTTCCTGGTCTGCGGCTCGTCGCCGGCGTTTGTCTCAGGAGTGCTCATCGGGGCTTAGCGACCGTTCCTGTCCGGCCGCGCGCGGGAGATCCCCTGCTCGGCCAGTTCCTTGAGGGCTCTTTCCTGAATGGCCTTGTCGATCCGCACCCAGGCGATGAGGCCGAGCACGGTCAGAAGACAAAGCCCGTAGGAGGCGATGATGAAGCCGGCGTGGGGTCCGAGATCCATTGGGTTCACTCCGCAGGCTGGGCGGTTGCGGTGGCCGATCCGGAATGGGAGGCGTTTGCCGCCCTCTGGCGCAGGGCACGGATCCGGCGGCGCAGGATTTCATTGCGCATGGCCATCAGATGCAACAAGAAGAACAGCAAGGTGAAGGCCAGCGCCATGACCAGGAGCGGCCAGAGAATGTCGGGATGAATGGTCGGTCCATCCATCCGGATGACGCTTGCCGGCTGATGCAGCGTGTTCCACCAGTCGACCGAAAACTTGATCACCGGCAGGTTGAGAGCGCCGACAAGCGTCAGAACCGCCGCCGCCTTGCCGGCCTTGATGGGGTCTTCCATGGTGCGCCACAGGGTCATCAGGCCCAGATACATGATCAGCAGCACGAGCACCGATGTCAGTCTGGCGTCCCAGACCCAATAGGTGCCCCACATGGGCTTGCCCCACAGCGAGCCGGTCACCAGCGCCATGAACGTGAAGGCCGCTCCGATGGGCGCCGCGCTCTTGGCGGAAACATCGGCCAGCGGGTGCTTCCAGACCAGCGTGCCGAGGGAGGAGACGGCCATGATCGAATAACACATCATGGAAAGCCAGGCGGCGGGCACGTGAATATACATGATCCGCACGGTATCGCCCTGCTGGTAGTCCTCCGGCGCCACGAAGAAGCTCAGATAGAGCCCGGCCGCGAAAAAGATCACGCACAGGCCCGTCAGCCAGGGCAGGATCACCTGCACCAGCCTCAAGAACCGCGTCGGATTTGCATAGTCCCAGATTGCCATATGCGCCTTTTACTTCAGTCTCCGGCAGCCTTCAATCTATCGAAGGGTCGCAGTCCCGCATTGCGTTCTGTCAAGTGTGCACAATGTGGGGCGGGGCGCTTCAAATGGCTAGCCCGCATTTCTCACACTACCCTAGTCCGCGGCGAAGCGGAGCGCGGCGGCGGAGGCGACCGGCCCGATGACCGCTGCGATCAGCGACAGGGCGCACAGGATCAGGAACGGCGTCAGGAAAGGCACCGGGTCATGAATGGCGGCATCGGCGGCGCTGACGCCGAAGATCAGCACCGGAATGGCCAGAGGGATGACCAGCACGGCAAGCAGCAGCCCGCCCCGGCGCAGCGAGACGGTGAGCGAAGCACCAATCGCCCCGATCAGCGTCAGGGCCGGCGTGCCCACCAGCAGCGTCACGGTGACGGCGCCCATGGCGACGGGATCGAGATTGAGAAAGATTGCCAGCAGCGGCGCTGCAACGACCAGGGGCAGGCCGGTCGCCACCCAGTGGGCGAGGCACTTGATCAGCACCACCAGTTCCAGCGGCCGTCCGGCCATCAGCATCAGGTCGAGCGTGCCATCGTCCCGGTCGGCCTGAAACAGCCGGTCGAGCCCGAGCAGCGTGGCGAGCAGAGCACCGATCCACAAGATGGCGGGACCGATACGCGCCAGGAGGTTGAGATCCGGCCCGACACCGAAGGGAATGACGGTGACAACGGCGAGGAAGAACAGCACGCCGACCATCGCGCTGCCGCCGACGCGCATGGAAAGGCGCAGGTCGCGCTGGAAAAGCGTGAGCGCCCAAGAACTCATGAGAGCACCGCGTCCTGCAGCGGCGCTGTCCGGGCCGCCTCCATATGCAGGATCGTGGCCCGGGCGAGCGCTAGGTCCGTATGCGTCGCCGTGACGATCAGTCCGCCGGCCGCCAGATGCGCGTTCATGAGGTCCAGAAGCTGCCTTTCGGACGTCCTGTCGAGTGCCGAGGTGGGCTCGTCCATCAGCCAGATCGGCCGGGGCGTGACCAGAAGACGCGACAGCGACAGCCGCCGCTTCTGCCCTGCGGAAAGATAGGCCGCCGGCAGATGAGCGGTGTGGCCGATGCCGAGGGTCTCAAGGGCGCCGAGCGGCGGCTTCGATGCTGCGGAGAAATCGGGGGTCCGGGCAGGTGCGTTGAAACTTTGCCAGAATTGCAGGTTCTCCAGCACCGTGAGGGCGGGTTTCACCGCGTCCTGATGGCCAAAGTAATGTGCTTGCTCGAAGACGTGCTTCTCGTCTTCTCCGCCTTCCAGCCGGATCACGCCTTTCGCGGGGGGAACCAGTCCGGCAAGCGTGCGCAGCAGGGACGACTTGCCGATGCCGTTCGGCCCGGTGACCACCAGCGCGGTGCCGCTTTCCAGCGAAAAGGACAGATCCTGAAACACCCGGCGTCCGCCGCGGTCGATGGTGAGGTTTTCGGCAATCAGTTTCAG is a window of Roseibium salinum DNA encoding:
- the ccmD gene encoding heme exporter protein CcmD → MDLGPHAGFIIASYGLCLLTVLGLIAWVRIDKAIQERALKELAEQGISRARPDRNGR
- a CDS encoding DUF1223 domain-containing protein produces the protein MVGEHSRSAAGTGNRAFRKNLIVFAAMAAMMIPGASRAAEPQKVVELFTSQGCSSCPPADRLAERLVEEDNGVLTLVMPVDYWDYLGWRDTLASPAHSQRQRAYSARRGDRSVYTPQMVINGDEHVVGSRENEVRAALGRSDPFTATVDLNISDMVVEATVDGSLPKGARMATVYFLRIKDRATVNIGRGENAGRKITYVNVVRDLQPIGMWSGGPETFRMPKSKLMLKGDVTCAVLIQVEDRDGPGAIVGAAVLHRRGGF
- the ccmA gene encoding heme ABC exporter ATP-binding protein CcmA; translation: MKLIAENLTIDRGGRRVFQDLSFSLESGTALVVTGPNGIGKSSLLRTLAGLVPPAKGVIRLEGGEDEKHVFEQAHYFGHQDAVKPALTVLENLQFWQSFNAPARTPDFSAASKPPLGALETLGIGHTAHLPAAYLSAGQKRRLSLSRLLVTPRPIWLMDEPTSALDRTSERQLLDLMNAHLAAGGLIVTATHTDLALARATILHMEAARTAPLQDAVLS
- a CDS encoding heme ABC transporter permease, whose product is MAIWDYANPTRFLRLVQVILPWLTGLCVIFFAAGLYLSFFVAPEDYQQGDTVRIMYIHVPAAWLSMMCYSIMAVSSLGTLVWKHPLADVSAKSAAPIGAAFTFMALVTGSLWGKPMWGTYWVWDARLTSVLVLLIMYLGLMTLWRTMEDPIKAGKAAAVLTLVGALNLPVIKFSVDWWNTLHQPASVIRMDGPTIHPDILWPLLVMALAFTLLFFLLHLMAMRNEILRRRIRALRQRAANASHSGSATATAQPAE
- a CDS encoding DsbE family thiol:disulfide interchange protein, whose amino-acid sequence is MSTPETNAGDEPQTRKRGFPVLVLLPLVVFAALAGLFAFQLTLGGDPQQIPSALINKPAPEFALNPVDGVLKDGVQVPGFSRQDLMGKVSVVNVFASWCVPCRQEHPLLEELAKVDGIQLLGINYKDKPENARRFLGSLGNPYDRIGADDAGRAAIEWGVYGVPETYIVDPEGTIRYKFIGPLAPASYRDTFLPELQKVTNGG
- the ccmB gene encoding heme exporter protein CcmB, which codes for MSSWALTLFQRDLRLSMRVGGSAMVGVLFFLAVVTVIPFGVGPDLNLLARIGPAILWIGALLATLLGLDRLFQADRDDGTLDLMLMAGRPLELVVLIKCLAHWVATGLPLVVAAPLLAIFLNLDPVAMGAVTVTLLVGTPALTLIGAIGASLTVSLRRGGLLLAVLVIPLAIPVLIFGVSAADAAIHDPVPFLTPFLILCALSLIAAVIGPVASAAALRFAAD